A stretch of Amycolatopsis balhimycina FH 1894 DNA encodes these proteins:
- a CDS encoding acetyl/propionyl/methylcrotonyl-CoA carboxylase subunit alpha, whose amino-acid sequence MAEQVGESTGGPVTKILVANRGEIAVRVIRAAKDAGLASVAVYADPDRDAPHVRLADEAFALGGTTAAESYLNFDKLLEAAKRSGADSVHPGYGFLSENADFAQAVLDAGLTWIGPGPQAIRDLGDKVTARHIAMRAGAPLVPGTKEPVKDASEIIAFADEHGLPVAIKAAFGGGGRGLKVARTREEIPELFESATREAVAAFGRGECFVERYLDKPRHVEAQVLADMHGTAIVVGTRDCSLQRRHQKLVEEAPAPFLSDDQRKRIHESAKAICKEAGYYGAGTVEYLVAVDGTISFLEVNTRLQVEHPVSEETTGLDLVREMFRIARGEKLRITEDPEPRGHSIEFRINGEDAGRGFLPAPGTVTKFVAPSGPGVRVDSGVESGSVIGGQFDSMLAKLIVTGSDRNNALERSRRALAEMVVEGMATVLPFDRVIVNDPAFIGDETGFSVHTRWIETEFDNKIEPFVAPDVEAAEEEPRQNVVVEVGGRRLEVSLPGGFALEGSGGGTAVKAKPRKRAGGTKAAVSGDAVTAPMQGTIVKVAVEEGQTVEAGELIVVLEAMKMENPVTAHKAGTVTGLSVEVGAAVTQGTQLLEIK is encoded by the coding sequence GTGGCCGAGCAGGTCGGCGAATCCACGGGTGGTCCGGTGACCAAGATCCTGGTCGCCAACCGTGGCGAAATCGCGGTACGCGTCATCAGGGCCGCCAAAGACGCTGGCCTGGCCAGCGTCGCGGTTTACGCGGACCCGGATCGCGACGCGCCCCACGTCCGCTTGGCCGACGAAGCCTTCGCGCTCGGCGGCACCACGGCCGCCGAGAGCTACCTGAACTTCGACAAGCTCCTGGAAGCCGCCAAGCGCTCGGGCGCCGACTCGGTGCACCCGGGCTACGGCTTCCTCTCCGAGAACGCGGACTTCGCCCAGGCCGTCCTCGACGCCGGGCTGACCTGGATCGGGCCGGGCCCGCAGGCCATCCGCGACCTCGGTGACAAGGTCACCGCCCGCCACATCGCCATGCGCGCGGGCGCGCCGCTGGTGCCGGGCACCAAGGAACCGGTCAAGGACGCCTCCGAGATCATCGCGTTCGCGGACGAGCACGGCCTGCCGGTGGCCATCAAGGCCGCGTTCGGCGGCGGCGGCCGCGGCCTGAAGGTCGCGCGCACCCGCGAAGAGATCCCCGAGCTGTTCGAGTCGGCCACCCGCGAGGCGGTCGCCGCGTTCGGCCGCGGCGAGTGCTTCGTCGAGCGGTACCTGGACAAGCCGCGGCACGTCGAGGCGCAGGTGCTGGCCGACATGCACGGGACCGCGATCGTCGTCGGCACCCGCGACTGCTCGCTGCAGCGGCGGCACCAGAAGCTCGTCGAGGAGGCGCCCGCGCCGTTCCTGAGCGACGATCAGCGCAAGCGCATCCACGAGTCGGCGAAGGCGATCTGCAAGGAAGCCGGCTACTACGGCGCCGGCACGGTCGAGTACCTCGTCGCCGTCGACGGCACGATCTCCTTTCTCGAGGTCAACACCCGGCTGCAGGTCGAACACCCGGTGTCGGAGGAGACGACCGGGCTCGATCTGGTTCGCGAGATGTTCCGCATCGCGCGCGGCGAGAAGCTGCGGATCACCGAAGACCCCGAGCCGCGCGGCCACTCGATCGAGTTCCGCATCAACGGCGAGGACGCCGGCCGCGGCTTCCTGCCCGCGCCGGGCACGGTGACGAAGTTCGTCGCGCCGAGCGGGCCGGGCGTGCGCGTCGACTCCGGCGTCGAGTCCGGCAGCGTCATCGGCGGGCAGTTCGACTCGATGCTGGCGAAGCTGATCGTCACCGGCTCGGACCGGAACAACGCCCTCGAGCGCAGCCGCCGTGCCCTCGCCGAGATGGTCGTCGAAGGCATGGCGACGGTGCTGCCGTTCGACCGCGTGATCGTGAACGACCCGGCGTTCATCGGCGACGAAACCGGCTTCAGCGTGCACACCCGCTGGATCGAGACGGAGTTCGACAACAAGATCGAGCCGTTCGTGGCGCCGGACGTCGAAGCCGCCGAAGAGGAACCACGGCAGAACGTCGTCGTCGAGGTCGGCGGGCGCCGCCTCGAGGTGTCGCTGCCGGGCGGGTTCGCGCTCGAAGGCAGCGGGGGCGGCACCGCCGTCAAGGCGAAGCCGCGCAAGCGCGCCGGCGGCACGAAGGCGGCGGTGAGCGGCGACGCCGTCACGGCGCCGATGCAGGGCACGATCGTGAAGGTGGCCGTCGAAGAGGGCCAGACGGTCGAAGCCGGTGAGTTGATCGTCGTCCTCGAGGCGATGAAGATGGAGAACCCGGTCACCGCACACAAAGCGGGCACCGTCACCGGCCTTTCGGTCGAGGTCGGCGCGGCCGTGACGCAGGGCACGCAGCTTCTCGAGATCAAGTAG
- a CDS encoding SAV_915 family protein gives MTNPNLPPALYLPTGPVSTETEGASIELRRTPDGRTALVAFTALDRLIDCCGEHQPWVLVNTEHLGLVHSANPYDVIVLDSPLPEDLRHRPVHV, from the coding sequence GTGACGAACCCGAACCTTCCGCCGGCCCTGTACCTCCCCACCGGCCCGGTCAGCACCGAGACCGAAGGCGCGTCGATCGAGCTGCGCCGCACGCCGGACGGCCGCACCGCGCTGGTCGCGTTCACCGCGCTGGACCGGCTGATCGACTGCTGCGGCGAGCACCAGCCGTGGGTCCTGGTGAACACCGAGCACCTGGGCCTGGTCCATTCGGCGAACCCGTACGACGTGATCGTGCTCGACTCGCCGCTGCCCGAGGACCTGCGCCACCGCCCCGTGCACGTCTGA
- a CDS encoding DUF1707 SHOCT-like domain-containing protein, translated as MSDMRLSDDERQDALDVLEEHVRSGRLDIDEYGARSAKVTAAKRVSELVPLFDDLPSPRPSALLNGVSAPQVPVMSGDNQLARFLTASAVPISIVLAIAVLILSRGRLLIISVALPLVIAAIAGARRRR; from the coding sequence ATGAGCGACATGCGGTTGAGCGACGACGAACGCCAGGACGCCCTGGACGTCCTCGAAGAGCACGTCCGCAGCGGACGCCTCGACATCGACGAGTACGGCGCGCGCTCCGCGAAGGTCACGGCGGCCAAGCGGGTCAGCGAGCTGGTCCCGCTGTTCGACGACCTGCCGTCGCCGCGCCCGAGCGCGTTGCTCAACGGCGTGTCCGCACCCCAGGTGCCGGTGATGTCCGGGGACAACCAGCTGGCGCGCTTCCTGACGGCGAGCGCGGTGCCGATCTCGATCGTCCTCGCGATCGCGGTCCTCATCCTGTCCCGCGGCCGGCTGCTGATCATCTCGGTCGCCTTGCCGCTGGTGATCGCGGCCATCGCGGGGGCCCGCCGCCGTCGCTGA
- a CDS encoding GNAT family N-acetyltransferase: protein MEPVEINAGTYYLRQLRADRHIDDRRVLMEAFADPTHRKYVLNYRLRTLDEATEYVALRAAQWAGDERCSWAIAEPTSGRLLGEVGLRELDLDRAYAEATVWVHPSERGKGIATTALNAALRFGFGGLGLTEVSYRHEESNTASAIVAKRCGFTLLGPEQTPAPTGERLIRWHRTS from the coding sequence GTGGAACCGGTGGAGATCAACGCGGGCACGTACTACCTGCGCCAGCTGCGCGCCGACCGGCACATCGACGACCGCCGGGTGCTGATGGAGGCGTTCGCCGACCCGACGCACCGCAAGTACGTGCTGAACTACCGCCTGCGCACCCTGGACGAGGCAACGGAGTACGTGGCGCTGCGCGCGGCCCAGTGGGCGGGCGACGAGCGTTGTTCGTGGGCGATCGCGGAGCCGACCTCGGGCAGGCTCCTGGGCGAGGTGGGCCTCCGCGAACTGGACCTGGACAGGGCGTACGCGGAGGCAACGGTCTGGGTCCACCCGTCCGAGCGCGGCAAGGGCATCGCGACGACGGCGTTGAACGCGGCCCTGCGCTTCGGTTTCGGAGGCCTGGGACTGACCGAGGTGAGCTACCGCCACGAGGAGAGCAACACGGCCTCGGCGATCGTGGCGAAGCGCTGCGGGTTCACGCTGCTGGGCCCGGAGCAGACGCCGGCCCCGACCGGCGAGCGCCTGATCCGCTGGCACCGCACGTCGTGA
- a CDS encoding MIP/aquaporin family protein, whose amino-acid sequence MSAGAIIVWEILGTAALILLGNGVVANHVLRKNNGHNGGFLFITFGWAFAVFTGASIAAPSGAHLNPAVTLGLAISGKTAWADVPFYFIGEMAGAIIGAVLCWAAYKLQFDDHPEPENTLGIFSTAPQIPNVAWNLVTEIIGTFVLVAWILLSPAAAAASPSGVPTFGNSALGYAGVSFVVLVIGTSLGGPTGYAINPARDLGPRIAYAFLLPIKNKANANWGYSWIPVVGPLVGGALAALVYLAVHNLT is encoded by the coding sequence GTGAGTGCTGGAGCAATAATCGTCTGGGAAATACTGGGAACGGCCGCGTTGATCCTGCTCGGCAACGGCGTGGTCGCCAACCACGTGCTCCGCAAGAACAACGGTCACAACGGCGGCTTCCTCTTCATCACCTTCGGCTGGGCGTTCGCCGTCTTCACCGGCGCCAGCATCGCCGCGCCCAGCGGGGCGCACCTGAACCCGGCGGTCACGCTGGGGCTGGCGATCTCGGGCAAGACCGCCTGGGCGGACGTCCCGTTCTACTTCATCGGGGAGATGGCCGGCGCGATCATCGGCGCCGTGCTCTGCTGGGCCGCCTACAAGCTGCAGTTCGACGACCACCCCGAGCCCGAGAACACGCTGGGCATCTTCTCCACCGCGCCCCAGATCCCGAACGTCGCCTGGAACCTCGTCACCGAGATCATCGGCACCTTCGTCCTGGTCGCCTGGATCCTGCTCAGCCCGGCCGCCGCGGCCGCGTCCCCGAGTGGCGTCCCGACCTTCGGCAACTCCGCGCTGGGCTACGCCGGTGTCTCGTTCGTGGTCCTCGTGATCGGTACCTCGCTCGGCGGGCCGACGGGCTACGCCATCAACCCGGCCCGTGACCTCGGCCCGCGGATCGCGTACGCGTTCCTGCTGCCGATCAAGAACAAGGCGAACGCCAACTGGGGCTACTCGTGGATCCCGGTCGTCGGCCCGCTCGTCGGCGGCGCGCTCGCCGCACTCGTCTACCTCGCCGTCCACAACCTGACCTGA
- a CDS encoding DUF1707 SHOCT-like domain-containing protein → MTEVPSPQLRISDQNRESALSALGEHMTAGRIDIDEYGERSARITAAKTRGELGEIFADLPVPHPRYEDAPQAVAPPRPDAAPAPQHPAAPPAQWSPAQRFITGFLPLVWIATIALIATGVVHGTLILLPIGLSVFGRAMWGHGHDHHRDRDRRDRHLRDRERRRELRDSYRDHRRGLDH, encoded by the coding sequence GTGACCGAAGTCCCGTCTCCGCAGCTGCGGATCAGCGACCAGAACCGCGAATCCGCGCTGTCCGCGCTCGGCGAGCACATGACCGCGGGCCGGATCGACATCGACGAGTACGGCGAGCGCTCGGCCCGGATCACCGCGGCCAAGACGCGCGGCGAGCTCGGCGAGATCTTCGCGGACCTGCCGGTCCCGCACCCGCGTTACGAAGACGCCCCGCAGGCCGTTGCGCCACCCCGGCCCGATGCCGCGCCGGCGCCGCAGCATCCGGCGGCGCCGCCGGCGCAGTGGTCGCCCGCCCAGCGGTTCATCACCGGGTTCCTGCCGCTGGTCTGGATCGCCACGATCGCGCTGATCGCGACCGGCGTGGTGCACGGGACGCTGATCCTCCTCCCGATCGGGCTGAGCGTCTTCGGCCGCGCGATGTGGGGACACGGGCACGACCACCACCGCGACCGCGACCGTCGCGACCGGCACCTGCGCGACCGGGAGCGCCGGCGCGAGCTGCGCGACTCCTACCGCGACCACCGGCGCGGCCTGGACCACTGA
- a CDS encoding glycerol-3-phosphate dehydrogenase/oxidase: protein MASAQHAAETNPARLGPAKREQTWQRLGNETFDLVVIGGGVVGAGTALDAATRGLRVALVEARDLASGTSSRSSKLFHGGLRYLEQLEFGLVREALRERELMLTTIAPHLVKPVSFLYPLTHRVWERPYTAAGLLMYDTMGGARSVPGQKHLTRAGALRMVPALKRSALIGGIRYYDAQSDDARHTMTVARTAAHYGAVVRTSTQVVGFLREADRVSGVRVRDVEDGRETEISAAAVINCTGVWTDELQRLSGGRGRFRVRASKGVHIVVARDRIVSESGMILRTEKSVLFVIPWRNHWIVGTTDTDWNLDLAHPAATKHDIDYILEHVNTVLATPLTHDDIEGVYAGLRPLLAGESEETSKLSREHAVARVAPGLVAIAGGKYTTYRVMAADAVDAAAVDLPGRSQPSITDKVPLLGADGYHALVNQADHLAAEHGLHPYRVRHLLDRYGSLVHEVLASAEGRPELLKPIDHAPDYLGVEVVYAASHEGALHLEDVLARRTRISIEYAHRGVDCAEQVAALVGEVLGWSPETVKREIEVYQARVEAERKSQSQPSDEAADALRSAAPEARAGLVEPVS, encoded by the coding sequence GTGGCCAGCGCGCAGCACGCAGCGGAGACCAACCCGGCTCGACTGGGCCCGGCCAAGCGGGAACAGACCTGGCAACGGCTCGGCAACGAGACCTTCGACCTCGTCGTCATCGGCGGCGGCGTGGTGGGCGCGGGTACCGCGCTCGACGCCGCGACGCGCGGGCTCCGGGTCGCGCTCGTCGAAGCCCGTGACCTCGCGTCCGGGACGTCGAGCCGGTCGAGCAAGCTCTTCCACGGCGGCCTGCGCTACCTGGAGCAGCTCGAATTCGGCCTGGTCCGGGAGGCCCTGCGCGAGCGCGAGCTGATGCTGACGACGATCGCGCCGCACCTGGTGAAGCCGGTCAGCTTCCTGTACCCGCTGACGCACCGCGTGTGGGAGCGGCCGTACACCGCGGCGGGCCTGCTGATGTACGACACGATGGGCGGCGCCCGCAGCGTCCCGGGCCAGAAGCACCTGACGCGCGCGGGCGCGCTGCGGATGGTGCCGGCGCTCAAGCGGTCGGCGCTGATCGGCGGGATCCGCTACTACGACGCGCAGTCCGACGACGCCCGCCACACGATGACGGTGGCCAGGACAGCGGCGCACTACGGCGCGGTCGTGCGGACGTCCACCCAGGTCGTCGGGTTCCTGCGCGAGGCCGACCGAGTCTCCGGTGTGCGCGTGCGCGACGTCGAGGACGGGCGCGAAACAGAGATCTCGGCCGCCGCGGTGATCAACTGCACCGGCGTCTGGACCGACGAGCTGCAGCGGCTGTCCGGCGGGCGCGGGCGGTTCCGGGTGCGCGCGAGCAAGGGTGTGCACATCGTCGTCGCGCGCGACCGGATCGTCTCGGAGTCGGGGATGATCCTGCGCACGGAGAAGTCGGTGCTGTTCGTGATCCCGTGGCGCAACCACTGGATCGTCGGGACGACCGACACGGACTGGAACCTGGACTTGGCGCACCCGGCGGCGACGAAGCACGACATCGACTACATCCTCGAGCACGTGAACACGGTCCTGGCGACGCCGCTGACGCACGACGACATCGAAGGCGTGTACGCGGGCCTTCGCCCGTTGCTGGCGGGGGAGAGCGAAGAGACGTCGAAGCTTTCACGCGAGCACGCGGTGGCGCGAGTGGCGCCGGGCCTGGTGGCGATCGCGGGCGGCAAGTACACGACATACCGGGTGATGGCGGCGGACGCCGTCGACGCGGCGGCGGTCGACCTGCCGGGCCGCTCGCAGCCGTCGATCACGGACAAGGTCCCCCTGCTGGGCGCGGACGGCTACCACGCGCTGGTCAACCAGGCCGACCACCTGGCCGCTGAGCACGGCCTGCACCCCTACCGGGTGAGGCACCTGCTCGACCGTTACGGCTCGCTGGTCCACGAGGTCCTGGCCTCGGCGGAAGGCCGCCCGGAGCTGCTGAAGCCGATCGACCACGCCCCGGACTACCTGGGCGTCGAAGTGGTGTACGCGGCTTCGCACGAAGGGGCGCTGCACCTGGAGGACGTCCTGGCCCGCCGGACACGCATCTCGATCGAGTACGCCCACCGCGGCGTCGACTGCGCGGAGCAGGTGGCGGCACTGGTGGGCGAGGTGCTCGGCTGGTCCCCCGAAACGGTGAAGCGCGAGATCGAGGTCTACCAGGCCCGGGTCGAGGCGGAGCGCAAGTCCCAGTCCCAGCCGAGCGACGAAGCGGCGGACGCGCTGAGGTCAGCGGCCCCGGAGGCCCGGGCGGGGCTCGTGGAACCGGTGAGCTGA